One region of Haloprofundus salilacus genomic DNA includes:
- a CDS encoding glucan 1,4-alpha-glucosidase translates to MQLRDALDDYKRHEGHDTRFPGERRSTTGLFSGLGGRLVHVERDGSLRDFGYPLTGRNGVDRSRLGLRVDGDVHWFDTDETVSQAYHDGTALVVTERETPFGALTQYDLTVDDAHVTHVEFDGERDELELVAYVGLAPNAQDTRIGQLCHEDSVEVYHTTEHDFVGSATGFSDLHGQVPARFAEVLGDAAVELPRPVSEDRYEEDRLSGDVVAFLPIESGRATLVTLLTDENATAREAALGRLDELATAYADVAALRRAAKAETVDVPDDAPHADAVAADVRVLRLLSAETGLRIAGPDFDPYYAHSGGYGYTWFRDDAEISLFVDEASEYVGLGLDAWAERSARAYLATQQSDGTWPHRVWPRDGTLAPGWANGRLEAGDGVDYQADQTGSVVTFLASVAGELDGALRDEVVTALDAALDGLDDTLADDGRPIACQNAWENMNGRFSHTAATFLGAYAAVADADLDAETTAHAKEQADRIYEALDDLWVGEREIYALRECESADEAAGFDAGELDSRYDSASLALAAAHRLYARVGEVDDERLDRLVSHVENTVEGLWHDPDESEVRGLVRYEGDGWRQRWQGHEKIWTVSTAWGAHAAASTTALLREYGDARAEAFATTTGELLSLVLPDGPLCMETGYLPEQVFDDGTPDSATPLGWPHALRLATVALADELGLDVGARTPTLAD, encoded by the coding sequence ATGCAACTTCGCGACGCCCTCGACGACTACAAACGACACGAGGGCCACGACACCCGATTTCCGGGCGAACGCCGCTCGACGACCGGTCTCTTCTCGGGTCTCGGCGGCCGACTCGTCCACGTCGAACGCGACGGGTCGCTCCGCGACTTCGGCTACCCGCTGACCGGACGCAATGGCGTCGACCGGAGCCGTCTCGGACTCCGCGTCGACGGCGACGTTCACTGGTTCGACACCGACGAGACCGTCTCGCAGGCGTACCACGACGGGACGGCGCTGGTCGTCACCGAGCGCGAGACGCCCTTCGGAGCCCTCACGCAGTACGACCTCACCGTCGACGACGCCCACGTGACGCACGTCGAATTCGACGGCGAGAGAGACGAACTCGAACTCGTCGCGTACGTCGGCCTCGCCCCGAACGCGCAGGACACGCGAATCGGTCAACTCTGCCACGAGGACTCCGTCGAAGTGTACCACACGACCGAACACGACTTCGTCGGCAGCGCGACCGGTTTCTCGGACCTCCACGGGCAGGTTCCGGCGCGCTTCGCCGAGGTGCTGGGCGACGCGGCGGTCGAACTCCCGCGACCCGTCTCCGAGGACCGCTACGAGGAGGACCGCCTCAGCGGCGACGTCGTCGCGTTCCTCCCCATCGAATCCGGGCGCGCGACCCTGGTGACGCTTCTGACGGACGAGAACGCGACCGCCCGTGAGGCGGCGCTCGGCCGCCTCGACGAACTCGCGACGGCGTACGCCGACGTCGCGGCGCTTCGCCGGGCCGCCAAAGCGGAGACGGTCGACGTCCCCGACGACGCGCCGCACGCCGACGCAGTGGCGGCGGACGTTCGCGTGCTTCGCCTGCTCTCGGCGGAGACCGGCCTGCGCATCGCCGGACCCGACTTCGACCCCTACTACGCGCACTCGGGCGGCTACGGCTATACGTGGTTCCGCGACGACGCCGAGATATCGCTGTTCGTCGACGAGGCGTCCGAATACGTCGGTCTCGGTCTCGACGCGTGGGCCGAACGGAGCGCGCGGGCGTACCTCGCCACGCAACAGTCGGACGGGACGTGGCCGCACCGCGTCTGGCCCCGCGACGGGACGCTCGCTCCGGGGTGGGCGAACGGCCGTCTCGAGGCGGGCGACGGCGTCGACTATCAGGCCGACCAGACCGGGAGCGTCGTCACGTTCCTGGCGTCGGTCGCGGGCGAACTCGACGGTGCCCTCCGCGACGAAGTCGTCACGGCGCTCGATGCCGCCCTCGACGGACTCGACGACACGCTCGCCGACGACGGGCGACCCATCGCCTGTCAGAACGCGTGGGAAAACATGAACGGCCGGTTCAGCCACACGGCAGCGACGTTCCTCGGCGCGTACGCGGCGGTCGCCGACGCCGACCTCGACGCGGAGACGACGGCGCACGCGAAGGAGCAGGCCGACCGCATCTACGAGGCACTCGACGACCTCTGGGTCGGTGAGCGCGAAATCTACGCGCTCCGTGAGTGCGAGAGCGCCGACGAGGCGGCGGGATTCGACGCGGGCGAACTGGACTCTCGCTACGACTCGGCGTCGCTGGCGCTTGCGGCGGCGCACCGACTGTACGCCCGTGTGGGCGAGGTCGACGACGAGCGACTCGACCGACTCGTCTCGCACGTCGAGAACACGGTCGAGGGTCTCTGGCACGACCCCGACGAGAGCGAAGTTCGCGGCCTCGTCCGCTACGAGGGCGACGGGTGGCGCCAGCGCTGGCAGGGCCACGAGAAGATCTGGACCGTCTCGACGGCATGGGGCGCACACGCCGCCGCGAGCACGACTGCCCTCCTTCGCGAATACGGCGACGCGCGGGCCGAGGCGTTCGCAACGACGACGGGCGAGTTGCTGTCGCTCGTGCTCCCGGACGGCCCGCTCTGCATGGAGACGGGCTACCTGCCCGAGCAGGTGTTCGACGACGGGACGCCCGACAGCGCGACGCCGCTGGGATGGCCGCACGCGCTTCGACTGGCGACGGTCGCGCTCGCGGACGAACTCGGTCTCGACGTGGGCGCTCGAACGCCGACGCTCGCGGACTGA
- a CDS encoding ABC transporter ATP-binding protein yields the protein MGTVTLDDLRKEFDNGQIVAVDDVSLDVADGEFITVVGPSGCGKSTTLRMLAGLEQPTSGRITIDGEDVTNVHARKRDVAMVFQNYALYPHKTVRENMAFGLRMSTDLSKDERHERVRETAEMMGIEDLLDDRPNELSGGQKQRVALGRAIVREPDVFLFDEPLSNLDAKLRTSMRTEIQRLQNDLETTSIYVTHDQEEAMTMGDRIVILKDGELQQVGAPKEVYRNPANEFVGGFVGSPSMNFIDVRASVSGDAVRLEDNSGRFDYAVSAADYPSVSDGDRLSFGIRPEDVYVVDAADGIRTTVEVVEPIGSDNYLYLDLAPDFIARVDSDVEPEPEDTIAISFDEMDIHLFDGETGESLAFEERAETVTTPSA from the coding sequence ATGGGAACTGTAACGCTCGATGATCTCAGAAAGGAGTTCGACAACGGCCAGATCGTCGCCGTCGACGACGTCTCCCTCGACGTCGCGGACGGCGAGTTCATCACCGTCGTCGGTCCCTCGGGCTGCGGGAAGTCGACGACGCTGCGGATGCTCGCGGGGTTGGAGCAACCGACCTCGGGGCGCATCACCATCGACGGCGAGGACGTGACCAACGTCCACGCTCGGAAGCGCGACGTGGCGATGGTGTTCCAGAACTACGCGCTCTACCCGCACAAGACGGTCCGCGAGAACATGGCGTTCGGCCTCCGAATGAGCACCGACCTCTCGAAGGACGAGCGCCACGAGCGCGTCCGCGAGACGGCCGAGATGATGGGCATCGAGGACCTGCTCGACGACCGGCCGAACGAACTCTCAGGCGGGCAGAAACAGCGCGTCGCTCTCGGCCGCGCCATCGTCCGCGAACCCGACGTGTTCCTCTTCGACGAACCGCTGTCGAATCTGGACGCCAAACTCCGGACGTCGATGCGCACCGAGATTCAGCGCCTCCAGAACGACCTCGAAACGACGTCCATCTACGTCACCCACGATCAGGAGGAGGCGATGACGATGGGCGACCGCATCGTCATCCTCAAAGACGGCGAACTCCAGCAGGTCGGCGCGCCGAAGGAGGTGTACCGGAACCCCGCTAACGAGTTCGTCGGCGGGTTCGTCGGGTCGCCGTCAATGAACTTCATCGACGTTCGCGCCAGCGTCTCCGGCGACGCGGTCCGTCTCGAAGACAACTCCGGGCGCTTCGACTACGCCGTCAGCGCCGCCGACTACCCGAGCGTCTCCGACGGCGACCGCCTCTCGTTCGGCATCCGCCCGGAGGACGTGTACGTCGTCGACGCCGCCGACGGCATCCGGACGACAGTCGAAGTCGTCGAACCGATCGGCAGCGACAACTACCTCTACTTGGACCTCGCTCCCGATTTCATCGCTCGCGTCGACTCCGACGTCGAACCCGAACCCGAGGACACTATCGCCATCTCGTTCGACGAGATGGACATCCATCTCTTCGACGGAGAGACGGGCGAGTCGCTCGCGTTCGAAGAGCGCGCGGAGACGGTGACGACGCCCTCGGCGTAA
- a CDS encoding extracellular solute-binding protein codes for MTMDRRTVLKNLGVAGGIGALAGCVGVQEQGETDSSGGDGNSSDGESSESSGSTDSGPSGTATVWYSLPESEKDEREESIQQFEDQTNHSIENSDISDMEKKTTSAIPAGQGPHTFEWAHDWVGDYSERGFIVDRSDQLNVDLGQFTEAAADAVQFEDGVYGLPHDAETVTLIYNTDIVDEAPETVADMKSVMEEYHDPSNNQYGLGYPFADPYFLSAWLQAFDGYLFDPTRDDELGVDKAETIEGAQFAVDNFVPYMPNDPVYEPQASAFAEGNAAFAINGPWYLATLNEKGVNYEVTKLPTPEGGSPTPYTGITMWYFTSGMEEGDDDAVAAQEFIEWYTTNEDLILENAEQQGMIPVLKSLVEGGDLPDTVQGFSEAVQQGVPMPSDPKMNQVWDPVKNALTKMFNGDADPESAMKQAANEIRSNWE; via the coding sequence ATGACAATGGACCGCAGAACCGTGCTGAAGAACCTCGGCGTCGCCGGCGGTATCGGCGCGCTGGCGGGTTGTGTCGGCGTACAGGAACAGGGCGAGACGGACTCCTCCGGCGGTGACGGAAACAGCTCCGACGGCGAGTCGTCGGAATCGTCGGGGTCGACCGACTCCGGTCCATCGGGAACCGCGACGGTGTGGTACTCGTTGCCAGAATCGGAGAAAGACGAGCGTGAGGAGTCGATACAGCAGTTCGAGGACCAGACGAACCACAGCATCGAGAACTCGGACATCTCCGACATGGAGAAGAAGACGACGAGCGCCATCCCCGCCGGACAGGGGCCGCACACGTTCGAGTGGGCTCACGACTGGGTCGGTGACTACTCCGAGCGCGGGTTCATCGTCGACCGGAGCGACCAGTTGAACGTCGACCTCGGCCAGTTCACCGAGGCCGCCGCCGACGCCGTCCAGTTCGAAGACGGCGTGTACGGCCTTCCGCACGACGCGGAGACGGTGACGCTCATCTACAACACTGACATCGTCGACGAAGCGCCGGAGACGGTCGCGGACATGAAGTCCGTGATGGAGGAGTATCACGACCCGAGCAACAACCAGTACGGGCTGGGCTACCCGTTCGCCGACCCGTACTTCCTCAGCGCGTGGCTGCAGGCGTTCGACGGCTACCTCTTCGACCCCACACGCGACGACGAACTCGGCGTCGACAAGGCCGAAACCATCGAAGGTGCGCAGTTCGCCGTCGACAACTTCGTCCCCTACATGCCGAACGACCCGGTGTACGAACCGCAGGCGTCGGCGTTCGCGGAGGGCAACGCCGCCTTCGCCATCAACGGCCCGTGGTATCTCGCGACGCTCAACGAGAAGGGCGTCAACTACGAGGTCACGAAGCTGCCCACCCCCGAAGGCGGAAGCCCTACCCCGTACACGGGTATCACGATGTGGTACTTCACATCGGGGATGGAAGAGGGCGACGACGACGCCGTCGCTGCACAGGAGTTCATCGAGTGGTACACCACGAACGAGGACCTCATCCTCGAGAACGCCGAGCAACAGGGCATGATTCCGGTGCTGAAGAGCCTCGTCGAGGGCGGCGACCTTCCCGACACCGTCCAAGGGTTCTCCGAAGCCGTCCAGCAGGGCGTCCCGATGCCGTCGGACCCGAAGATGAACCAGGTGTGGGACCCCGTGAAGAACGCGCTCACGAAGATGTTCAACGGCGACGCCGACCCCGAGTCGGCGATGAAGCAGGCCGCGAACGAGATCCGCAGTAACTGGGAGTAA
- a CDS encoding carbohydrate ABC transporter permease: MSTVSRVARRVEDVPFLDKRDASLLFVLPGLFVFSAFMLFPVLYLVGISFTNAEPANLFAGDGAVAVLTFGEATFVGLENYASVLTDPQFWNSFGITWLFVATSVALKLVLSIGIALVVTGKRVRGKRFMRSLIILPMGLPAIFTITVWRGIFSSAEFGLANQVLRSLGMGTVSWLSERWMAFVAYNITEAWLAYPFMVIITVSALQDVPDELHEAAMVDGAGYLSRFFHVTLPSIKRPVLFASILTAAASFQQFLIPYVFNEGGPARQNELVVVYGYREAFSFSAYGEGAAISIIAVAFIGAFMWLNVKRGKLADGVSDS; encoded by the coding sequence ATGAGCACCGTGTCACGCGTCGCTCGCCGCGTCGAGGACGTTCCGTTCCTCGACAAGCGGGACGCGTCGCTACTGTTCGTCCTCCCTGGCTTGTTCGTCTTCTCGGCGTTCATGCTGTTCCCGGTGCTGTACCTCGTCGGTATCTCCTTTACGAACGCCGAACCGGCGAACCTCTTCGCGGGTGACGGGGCAGTGGCGGTGCTGACGTTCGGCGAGGCGACGTTCGTCGGACTCGAGAACTACGCGAGCGTCCTTACGGACCCGCAGTTCTGGAACTCCTTCGGCATCACGTGGCTGTTCGTCGCGACGAGCGTCGCGCTGAAGCTCGTTCTGAGCATCGGCATCGCGCTCGTCGTCACCGGCAAGCGCGTGCGAGGGAAGCGCTTCATGCGTTCGCTCATCATCCTCCCGATGGGGCTGCCGGCCATCTTCACCATCACGGTGTGGCGCGGCATCTTCAGCTCCGCGGAGTTCGGTCTCGCGAATCAGGTTCTCCGCTCGCTCGGGATGGGAACCGTCTCGTGGCTGAGCGAGCGCTGGATGGCGTTCGTCGCGTACAACATCACCGAGGCGTGGCTCGCCTACCCGTTCATGGTCATCATCACCGTCAGCGCGCTGCAGGACGTCCCCGACGAACTGCACGAGGCGGCAATGGTCGACGGCGCGGGCTACCTCTCGCGCTTCTTCCACGTGACGCTGCCCTCGATAAAGCGGCCGGTGCTGTTCGCGTCGATTCTGACGGCGGCGGCGTCGTTCCAGCAGTTCCTCATCCCCTACGTGTTCAACGAAGGGGGACCGGCGCGGCAGAACGAACTGGTCGTCGTCTACGGCTACCGTGAGGCGTTCTCCTTCTCCGCCTACGGCGAGGGGGCGGCCATCTCCATCATCGCCGTCGCCTTCATCGGCGCGTTCATGTGGTTGAACGTCAAGCGTGGGAAACTCGCCGACGGGGTGAGCGACTCGTGA
- a CDS encoding sugar ABC transporter permease, translating to MTPVETARGAKYTVDGVRRGEIPPSKPLKTVVATLGALVLVAGLMFPIYWILMAALSGSGGSIYSSGGLRLLPENPSLQPFIWVVGDLIVPGYAISVNVPLTDLAVVFNTPEITFLDASDHGVDRPSEFKQFFWNSLTVSIPTVIIAMCLIVPASYALSRREFIFRRKILFTYVLLTQVGGGLGIALLIGLYAVYVQIGLNDSKLALAVYYAATAVPFNTWLLKTYMDGIPVSYEEAAVVDGAPPWRVVTEVIIPLSAAGLATVFIFVFLTGWTEFVVAQTLLGTDNYTLPVGLFSLISEYSIPWARFSAFALTFAAPIMLVYLFAQRYIEGGLSFSGMEG from the coding sequence ATGACGCCGGTCGAGACGGCCCGCGGCGCGAAGTACACCGTCGACGGCGTCCGTCGGGGGGAGATTCCCCCGTCGAAGCCGCTGAAGACCGTCGTGGCGACGCTCGGTGCGCTCGTCCTCGTCGCGGGGCTGATGTTCCCCATCTACTGGATTCTGATGGCGGCGCTGTCGGGCTCCGGCGGTTCCATCTACTCGTCTGGCGGCCTCCGGTTGCTCCCGGAGAATCCCTCGCTACAGCCGTTCATCTGGGTCGTCGGCGACCTCATCGTCCCCGGCTACGCCATCAGCGTCAACGTGCCGCTGACAGACCTCGCGGTTGTGTTCAACACGCCCGAGATCACGTTCCTCGACGCCTCTGACCACGGCGTCGACCGGCCGTCGGAGTTCAAACAGTTCTTCTGGAACAGCCTCACCGTCTCGATTCCGACGGTCATCATCGCGATGTGTCTCATCGTGCCGGCGTCGTACGCGCTGTCGCGCCGCGAGTTCATCTTCCGGCGGAAGATTCTGTTTACCTACGTCCTCCTGACGCAGGTCGGCGGCGGACTCGGAATCGCGCTGCTCATCGGCCTGTACGCGGTGTACGTCCAGATCGGACTCAACGACAGCAAACTCGCGCTCGCCGTCTACTACGCGGCGACGGCGGTGCCGTTCAACACGTGGCTGCTGAAGACGTACATGGACGGCATCCCCGTCTCCTACGAGGAGGCGGCCGTCGTCGACGGCGCGCCGCCGTGGCGCGTCGTTACGGAGGTCATCATCCCACTGTCGGCGGCGGGGCTGGCGACAGTGTTCATCTTCGTCTTCCTGACGGGGTGGACGGAGTTCGTCGTCGCGCAGACGCTCCTCGGCACGGACAACTACACACTCCCCGTGGGACTGTTCTCGCTCATCAGCGAGTACTCCATCCCGTGGGCGCGGTTCTCGGCGTTCGCGCTGACGTTCGCCGCACCCATCATGCTCGTCTACCTGTTCGCCCAGCGCTACATCGAGGGCGGCCTGTCGTTCAGCGGCATGGAAGGGTAG
- a CDS encoding alpha/beta hydrolase, protein MDADPDWRAYDPTDDHTVVGDVLVSDELDPESSLLPPRRISVYLPPSYRESDWNYPVLYMHDGRNLFDERTSNDGEWRVDETMQALSEEGVEAIVVAIPHGTDNRRNEYTLHEHAEFGGGDADAYLDFLASELKPVIDREFHTRTDRDATGLMGSSLGGLVSLYGFFEYARVFGFAGVMSPAFWWNREIFDYVNTRSYASGRLYVDVGGNERPDDPERTREYIEDAERMVRLLREKGYGEDELRFVVDDEAIHHEDAWAERLPDALRFLLAGS, encoded by the coding sequence ATGGACGCCGACCCCGACTGGCGCGCGTACGACCCGACCGACGACCACACCGTCGTCGGCGACGTGCTCGTCTCCGACGAACTCGACCCCGAATCGTCGCTCCTTCCGCCGCGACGTATCTCCGTCTATCTCCCGCCGTCGTACCGCGAGAGCGACTGGAACTATCCCGTCCTCTACATGCACGACGGGCGTAACCTCTTCGACGAGCGCACGAGCAACGACGGCGAGTGGCGCGTCGACGAGACGATGCAGGCGCTGAGCGAGGAGGGAGTTGAAGCAATCGTCGTCGCGATTCCGCACGGCACCGACAACCGCCGAAACGAGTACACCCTGCACGAACACGCAGAGTTCGGCGGCGGCGACGCCGACGCCTACCTCGACTTTCTCGCCTCGGAACTCAAACCCGTCATCGACAGGGAGTTCCACACTCGAACCGACCGCGACGCGACGGGTCTGATGGGGTCGTCGCTGGGCGGCCTCGTCAGCCTCTACGGCTTCTTCGAGTACGCTCGAGTCTTTGGCTTTGCGGGCGTGATGAGTCCGGCGTTCTGGTGGAACCGCGAGATATTCGACTACGTCAACACGCGGTCGTACGCCTCGGGACGACTCTACGTCGACGTCGGCGGCAACGAGCGACCTGACGACCCCGAGCGGACGCGCGAGTACATCGAGGACGCCGAGCGGATGGTGAGGCTGCTCCGCGAGAAGGGATACGGCGAGGACGAACTCCGATTCGTCGTCGACGACGAGGCGATTCACCACGAGGACGCGTGGGCCGAGCGGCTGCCGGACGCGCTCCGGTTTCTGTTGGCCGGGTCGTAG
- a CDS encoding 50S ribosomal protein L15e — translation MAKSFYSHIRDAWQTPGDGKLAELQWQRKQEWRRQGAIERIERPTRLDKARELGYKAKQGIIVVRVAVRKGNARKRRHKAGRRSKRQGVNRIGRRKSIQRIAEERASRKYVNLRLLNSYWVGEDGSQKWFEMILVDPNHPAIQNDDDLNWICSDKHKGRAFRGLTNEGKRNRGLNNRGKGTEHNRPSANSGKSRGK, via the coding sequence ATGGCAAAAAGCTTCTACTCGCACATCCGCGACGCGTGGCAGACCCCCGGCGACGGCAAACTCGCCGAACTCCAGTGGCAGCGAAAACAGGAATGGCGCCGACAGGGCGCTATCGAGCGAATCGAGCGCCCGACGCGCCTCGACAAAGCCCGCGAACTCGGCTACAAGGCCAAGCAGGGCATCATTGTGGTGCGCGTCGCGGTGCGCAAAGGTAACGCCCGCAAGCGCCGCCACAAGGCGGGTCGCCGCTCGAAGCGTCAGGGCGTCAACCGCATCGGTCGCCGCAAGAGCATCCAGCGCATCGCCGAGGAGCGCGCCTCGCGCAAGTACGTGAACCTCCGCCTGCTCAACTCCTACTGGGTCGGCGAGGACGGCTCGCAGAAGTGGTTCGAGATGATCCTCGTGGACCCGAACCACCCGGCGATCCAAAACGACGACGACCTCAACTGGATCTGCTCGGACAAGCACAAAGGTCGCGCGTTCCGCGGCCTCACCAACGAGGGCAAGCGAAACCGCGGTCTCAACAACCGCGGCAAAGGGACCGAGCACAACCGTCCGAGCGCCAACAGCGGCAAGAGCCGCGGCAAGTAA
- a CDS encoding CPBP family intramembrane glutamic endopeptidase, whose product MSSAETAANRGASASSRRSFVRRSAALFALGLLGVAALGTTVATQLRSIPLPPGADLPLSVLVAVSLLPTALLLLVAVVVGTYCAPRAGFRSHVDDRVARGTPALANLRPELPTAVGVGLAAGVAIVGLDAVAALVIPEVAQLQRAGGTPSVAALLATVPFRFLYGGIVEELLLRWGFVSLLVYLGWRLVGTGVGPSRRVVWAGILVAAVVFGVGHLPALVGTAGSLGISASPGLVARTVLLNAVGGVAFGWLFWRKSLEAAMVGHAASHVVLVGASLLGMLV is encoded by the coding sequence ATGTCCTCCGCCGAGACGGCTGCGAACCGCGGAGCCTCCGCCTCCTCGCGACGGTCGTTCGTCCGCCGGAGCGCCGCACTGTTCGCGCTCGGTCTCCTCGGCGTCGCGGCGCTCGGAACGACCGTCGCGACCCAGCTCCGAAGCATACCACTTCCGCCCGGCGCCGACCTCCCGCTGTCGGTTCTCGTCGCAGTCTCGCTGCTTCCGACCGCGCTGTTACTGCTCGTCGCCGTCGTCGTCGGGACGTACTGCGCGCCGCGCGCCGGTTTCCGCTCACACGTCGACGACCGCGTCGCGCGCGGCACCCCCGCGCTCGCGAATCTCCGACCGGAGCTCCCGACTGCCGTCGGCGTCGGTCTCGCCGCCGGCGTCGCCATCGTCGGTCTGGACGCGGTCGCCGCGCTCGTCATCCCCGAAGTCGCACAGCTCCAGCGAGCAGGCGGCACTCCGTCCGTCGCTGCCCTGCTGGCGACGGTACCGTTCCGATTTCTCTACGGCGGCATCGTCGAGGAACTGTTGCTGCGATGGGGGTTCGTCTCGCTTCTCGTCTACCTCGGTTGGCGACTGGTCGGAACCGGCGTCGGTCCGTCGCGGCGCGTCGTCTGGGCGGGCATCCTCGTCGCCGCCGTCGTCTTCGGCGTCGGCCACCTCCCGGCACTCGTCGGAACCGCCGGGTCGCTCGGCATCTCTGCGAGTCCAGGTCTCGTCGCGCGGACAGTTCTGCTCAACGCCGTCGGCGGCGTCGCGTTCGGGTGGCTGTTCTGGCGCAAGAGCCTGGAGGCGGCGATGGTCGGTCACGCCGCCTCACACGTCGTCCTCGTGGGGGCGTCGTTGCTCGGGATGCTGGTTTGA
- a CDS encoding DoxX family protein, with protein MSLLELYTHDEAATDTAAERTGAASSSESSPDKPFVLGRLLFGATLGFMAATNFKQMEGMIQYAESKGVPAPETLVPFASGMGAFGGLGVALWRLPTLASGAAFAFLAGVTPAIHDFWNLDEDEGRQDEQIQFMKNLALMGAALTYLVRAAKQ; from the coding sequence GTGAGCTTACTCGAACTCTACACGCACGACGAGGCGGCGACAGACACCGCCGCCGAACGGACGGGAGCGGCGTCTTCGTCGGAATCGTCGCCCGACAAGCCGTTCGTGCTCGGTCGACTCCTGTTCGGCGCGACTCTCGGATTCATGGCCGCGACGAACTTCAAGCAGATGGAGGGGATGATTCAGTACGCCGAGTCGAAAGGCGTCCCCGCCCCCGAAACGCTGGTCCCGTTCGCCAGCGGCATGGGCGCATTCGGCGGTCTCGGCGTCGCGCTCTGGCGTCTCCCGACGCTCGCTTCCGGTGCCGCCTTCGCGTTCCTCGCGGGCGTCACGCCGGCGATACACGACTTCTGGAACCTCGACGAGGACGAAGGCAGACAGGACGAACAGATTCAGTTCATGAAGAACCTCGCGCTCATGGGTGCGGCGCTCACCTACCTCGTCCGCGCCGCGAAGCAGTAG
- a CDS encoding rhodanese-like domain-containing protein has translation MSGVDELTPNEVRARLAADAEFDLVDIRDREDFEDAPIDGAENVPVDELEAVVEEREWADEVVVACYVGETSVQAARLIDHYADDAEVASLTGGYEAWDDS, from the coding sequence ATGAGCGGCGTCGACGAACTCACCCCCAATGAGGTGCGCGCCCGCCTCGCCGCCGACGCGGAGTTTGACCTCGTCGACATCCGCGATCGCGAGGACTTCGAGGACGCACCCATCGACGGCGCGGAGAACGTCCCGGTCGACGAACTGGAGGCGGTCGTCGAGGAGCGCGAGTGGGCCGACGAGGTGGTCGTCGCCTGCTACGTCGGCGAGACCTCCGTGCAGGCGGCGCGGCTCATCGACCACTACGCCGACGACGCCGAGGTGGCTAGCCTGACCGGCGGCTACGAGGCGTGGGACGACTCCTGA
- a CDS encoding sulfurtransferase TusA family protein, producing the protein MTGPSLDDFVEMPDEVDDETAEQLADQATETQDMTGEVCPYPQVEAKKAIQTLDSGELLVQETDHVPSTENVPRAVGDDADARVWRSGSGLYRIFLRKR; encoded by the coding sequence ATGACCGGACCATCACTTGACGACTTCGTCGAGATGCCCGACGAAGTCGACGACGAGACGGCCGAACAGCTCGCAGACCAAGCCACCGAGACGCAGGACATGACCGGCGAGGTTTGTCCGTACCCGCAGGTCGAGGCGAAGAAGGCCATCCAGACGCTCGATTCGGGCGAGTTGCTCGTCCAGGAGACCGACCACGTCCCCTCGACGGAGAACGTCCCCCGCGCGGTCGGCGACGACGCCGACGCGCGCGTCTGGCGCAGCGGCAGCGGACTGTACCGCATCTTCCTCAGAAAACGATGA